A genomic region of Georgenia sp. TF02-10 contains the following coding sequences:
- the sucB gene encoding 2-oxoglutarate dehydrogenase, E2 component, dihydrolipoamide succinyltransferase, which translates to MATEVNLPALGESVTEGTVTRWLKQVGDQVAVDEPLLEVSTDKVDTEIPSPVAGTLLEIKANEDDTVEVGAVLAIVGAEDEASAGSGDAPEPDQSGQQEEQAPQQEEQSAEQEEPSPQAQQPAPAEQPSAPEPPRSETPPQSGGQSGEQSGGRSGGGDSTPVTLPALGESVTEGTVTRWLKQVGDEVAVDEPLLEVSTDKVDTEIPSPVAGTLLEIKASEDETVEVGAELAIIGSGSPAPQQQEQAPEPQQQEQAPEPQQQEAPAPQQQEEPKPAPQQQEQAPAPRQEEKQEQPQPSAPSGDGPGYVTPLVRKLAAQHDVDLATVQGSGVGGRIRKQDVLDAAAKKSQPAPAAAPAASPAAASPASSAPAPASPSPLRGRTEKVSRLRKIIAERMVESLHVSAQLTQVVEVDVTNVARLRESVKQDFVAREGVKLSYLPFFAKAAIDALKEHPALNATLDMEAGTVTYHDQEHLAIAVDTEKGLITPVVKGAGDLSISGLAKKIADIAQRTRTNKIGPDELSGGTFTITNLGSVGALWDTPIINQPQVAILGPGAVVKRPVVIDDPQLGETIAVRHMVYLALTYDHRLVDGADAGRFLQDVKKRLEAGKFEV; encoded by the coding sequence ATGGCCACCGAAGTCAACCTCCCGGCACTCGGCGAATCCGTCACCGAGGGCACCGTCACCCGCTGGCTCAAGCAAGTCGGCGACCAGGTCGCGGTCGACGAGCCGCTGCTGGAGGTCTCCACCGACAAGGTCGACACCGAGATCCCCTCCCCCGTCGCCGGGACCCTGCTCGAGATCAAGGCCAACGAGGACGACACGGTGGAGGTCGGTGCCGTGCTCGCGATCGTCGGCGCCGAGGACGAGGCCTCCGCCGGCTCCGGTGACGCGCCCGAGCCGGACCAGTCCGGGCAGCAGGAGGAGCAGGCGCCTCAGCAGGAGGAGCAGAGCGCCGAGCAGGAGGAGCCGAGCCCGCAGGCGCAGCAGCCGGCGCCGGCCGAGCAGCCCTCGGCACCCGAGCCGCCGCGCTCCGAGACCCCGCCCCAGTCGGGTGGCCAGTCGGGTGAGCAGTCGGGTGGCCGGTCCGGTGGTGGCGACAGCACGCCGGTGACCCTGCCCGCGCTCGGCGAGTCGGTGACCGAGGGCACCGTCACCCGCTGGCTCAAGCAGGTCGGGGACGAGGTGGCCGTCGACGAGCCGCTGCTCGAGGTCTCCACCGACAAGGTCGACACCGAGATCCCCTCCCCCGTCGCCGGCACCCTGCTCGAGATCAAGGCGAGCGAGGACGAGACGGTCGAGGTGGGCGCCGAGCTGGCGATCATCGGCTCCGGCAGTCCGGCGCCGCAGCAGCAGGAGCAGGCTCCGGAGCCGCAGCAGCAGGAGCAGGCCCCGGAGCCGCAGCAGCAGGAGGCGCCCGCGCCCCAGCAGCAGGAAGAGCCGAAGCCGGCGCCCCAGCAGCAGGAGCAGGCTCCTGCGCCGCGCCAGGAGGAGAAGCAGGAGCAGCCGCAGCCGTCGGCGCCGAGCGGCGACGGCCCGGGCTACGTGACGCCGCTGGTGCGCAAGCTCGCGGCGCAGCACGACGTCGACCTGGCGACCGTCCAGGGCTCCGGCGTCGGCGGCCGGATCCGCAAGCAGGACGTGCTCGACGCGGCCGCGAAGAAGTCCCAGCCCGCCCCGGCGGCGGCCCCTGCGGCCTCCCCCGCCGCGGCCTCCCCGGCTTCCTCCGCGCCGGCGCCGGCGAGCCCGTCGCCGCTGCGCGGGCGCACGGAGAAGGTCAGCCGGCTGCGCAAGATCATCGCGGAGCGGATGGTCGAGTCGCTGCACGTGTCGGCCCAGCTCACGCAGGTGGTGGAGGTCGACGTCACCAACGTCGCCCGACTGCGCGAGAGCGTGAAGCAGGACTTCGTGGCCCGCGAGGGCGTGAAGCTGTCGTACCTGCCGTTCTTCGCCAAGGCGGCGATCGACGCGCTCAAGGAGCACCCGGCGCTCAACGCGACGCTCGACATGGAGGCGGGCACGGTCACCTACCACGACCAGGAGCACCTCGCGATCGCCGTCGACACCGAGAAGGGCCTCATCACCCCGGTGGTGAAGGGCGCCGGCGACCTGTCGATCTCGGGCCTGGCGAAGAAGATCGCCGACATCGCCCAGCGCACCCGCACCAACAAGATCGGCCCCGACGAGCTGTCCGGCGGCACGTTCACGATCACGAACCTCGGCAGCGTCGGCGCCCTCTGGGACACGCCGATCATCAACCAGCCGCAGGTCGCGATCCTCGGCCCGGGCGCGGTCGTCAAGCGGCCGGTCGTCATCGACGACCCGCAGCTCGGCGAGAC